Part of the Anopheles gambiae chromosome 3, idAnoGambNW_F1_1, whole genome shotgun sequence genome is shown below.
TGCAGTGTTTGAAATCTTTAACTACGTCCTGACAGAGCCGCCAGTCGCCGGTTTCGGCAATGCACTCCTAAAGGAATAGCACAGGACTTGCATTAACTAGGTACGGGGAGCGTggttaccacacacacacttacctgCACCTTGTAGTGGAGATTCAGGCAGCCGGTACTCTTTAGCATCTGCTCGACGGGATCCACCGCATCGGACATGATAGATTTGGGGCCACTGTTGGGGGGAGATGAGGTAAGAACGACTATTTAGCAGACCCGGTAAGCCGCTTACGAAACACAACGCAGCTGCACGGACGCGGCGAGCTGCCGAAAACGAGGAGGGAAAATGCGTTGTTGTGTTCTGCTTCGCGATTGTAAACAAATCTGACAACTGTCAACAAGGCCTTTACGAAAAGACCTTTCTAAAGACCGGTTTTCGTGA
Proteins encoded:
- the LOC133393656 gene encoding cytochrome c oxidase assembly factor 4 homolog, mitochondrial, producing the protein MSDAVDPVEQMLKSTGCLNLHYKVQECIAETGDWRLCQDVVKDFKHCMQNYTDKQRAKYSGK